Within the Deltaproteobacteria bacterium genome, the region AGCCGTTCCAGCCGTTCTCTCGTGTCCGGGTCTTCAGGCCGCATGGCCTTTCTCTCGGCCACCCGCTCGGCGACCGCCTCGCCCATGCACATGGCTCCTGCCAGGAAACCGTAAGGATTGGCCAGTGAGTCCCCGGCCGCGAAAAGCCCCGGGACCCGGGTCTCTCCCCAGGCATCCCCCACGAGCCCGGCCAGTCCGTGGCCCCCGCAGAGATAGACCTCCGTCATGACCACCTCCACCGGGTCCTTCCGCAGGTCGATTCCCTTGTTCCGGAAGTAGTCCCTCATGGTGGGACGTTCCACATCGAATACCGCACTCTCGATGAGGTCCACCGTCTCGGGAGGGAGATGGGAAAAGGCAAAGGCCACGGGACCGCGACCCGCCTTTTCTTCCTCAATGATGGCCCGCCCGCGGATTCCGGCAGGGGCATGCTCCATCCGCTCCGGGTCGTACCGCTTCATGAAGCGCTCCCCGAGACCGTTGACGAGCCATGCCCCGTGGCGGATGAAGGTCGACTGACCCGCACCGTTGAAATCCCGGGTCATGGAGGAGCGGGCCGTGTACTCGAAGCCCGTAAGGCTGGCCCCTGCCTCGTAACCCATTTTCCATGACTCACCGTTACACCAGGGACAGTCGAAGGTGCCGTGGAGATATCCGGTATTGGAAAGGCCAATCCGGGCCGCCCCTCCGGTGCATAGCAACACAGCAGGAGCCACGAAGGCCCGCAGTCTGCCGGTCTCGAGGTCCAGCGCAACGGCCCCGCCGATCCGCTCCCCGTCCTTGATGAGGTCTACCACGGGATGGCGGTTCATCACGGTGGCCCCCGCCTTGCGGGTCTCCCGGGCGATGATCTTTTTCAGTTCTCCCCGCATCTCCACCAGGAAACGGCCCTTGGGATGGAACTGGTTGACGATGTAATTACCATCCTTTCCCCGCGGAAACTCCACTCCCCACCCTTCCAGGCGTTTCAGGATGCCGAAGGAACGCTCCGCGATCACCCGGGAGATGGTGGGGTCGAAGACGCCGTCGGTCACGATCTCCACGGCCTCCAGATATTCCTCCACCGTGCCGACACCCGGGACCACGACGTTGTTGAGGGCGTCCATGCCCCTTCCGGCGGCCCCCGACCGGGAAATCTCGGCCTTCTCGAGGATGGTGACGTCCAGTGTGGGGTCCAACTCCTTGGCCCTTATGGCCGCCATGCACCCGGCGGGACCTCCGCCGACGATGAGAAAATCCGTATACACGGAATCCGTTTCGTTCATAGGTTACCTCCGGTGTGTTCCAATACTATCCGGCTGCATCCGCCCTGAGCCGCTTCCGCCGGTCCAGGATCAGGGGCACGATTACGATGAGCACCGTTGCGATGAAAAGGCCTAAGGAAATGGGCCGATCGAGAAAGATCAGGGGATTTCCCTCGGAGATGCTCAGGGACTCCCTGAGCCGCTCCTCAAGAATCTCCCCGAGCACCACGCCCATGACCAGGTTCACGACGGGCCACTCCAGCCGGAGCAAGATATACCCCAGCACCCCCATGGCGACGGCCACCCCGGCGTCGAAAAGGCGGGTATTGACCGCGTATATCCCAACCAGGGAAAGAACCATGATGACGGCGGCCAGGAGCGTGTTGGACACCCGGACGATCATGGCAAAGGGTTTCAGCCACAGGGCGAGCATAAGGAAGGCCGCCACGTTGATGAGGAACATGCTGAGGTACAGGGTATTGATGAGGACCGGTTCCTTTACAAGGAGCAGGGGACCGGGGTAGATGCCGTTGATGGTGAAGACCCCAAGGAGCACGGCGCTCAGGGCGTCCCCCGGGATGCCCAGGGTGAGGAGAGGGATCATGGCCCCTGCCGGCACTGCGTTGTTACCGGCCTCGGAGGCCAGGCAGCCCTCCGGTGTGCCCGTTCCGAAGGCCTCGGGGTGTTTGGAACTCCGCTTCACCGTCTCGTAGGAGAGAAAGGAGGCCAGGATGGAGCCGGTACCGGGAAGGAGCCCGACAAAGGTGCCGATCACCCCGGACATGATCAGGCTCTTCCAGTACCGGAGGGCCCCAAGGATCTTGCTGAAATCCAGAGTCCGCCGAGGGTCTGCCCTATTCCGAAAAGGCCCAGGCAGACGGGGACCAGGTGCAGCCCGTTCTGCATGGCCAGGGTACCGAAGCAGAATCGTGGGACCAGGGTGGGACCGTCGATGCCCACGGTGGAAATCCAGAGGCCCAGGCCCAGGAGAACCAGCCCCTGGGCCAGGCGGTCGCGGTAGGCCATCACCACCAGGGTCACTCCGAACAGCCCAGCGGCGAAGTACTCCGGTGGGCCGAAACTGGCGGCCACATGGGCCAGCATGGGAGCAAGGAACATGAGGATGAACACACTGATGATCCCCCCGCTGAAGGAACCCACCAGGGCAGCGGAGAGGGCCGTCTGGGCCTCGCCTTTCTGGGTCAGGGGAAATCCGTCGAAGCTCGTGATCAGGGAGGAGGGGACCCCCGGCGTCCTCATGAGGATGGCCGGAACCGCACCCCCGAAGTACCCCCCGCAGAAAACCCCCAGCAGCAGGGAAAGGGCCACTCCGGGTTCAAGGGCGAAGGTGAAAGGCAGAAGGACCACCATACCGACCATAGGGCCCAGGCCGGGCA harbors:
- a CDS encoding FAD-binding protein, which produces MNETDSVYTDFLIVGGGPAGCMAAIRAKELDPTLDVTILEKAEISRSGAAGRGMDALNNVVVPGVGTVEEYLEAVEIVTDGVFDPTISRVIAERSFGILKRLEGWGVEFPRGKDGNYIVNQFHPKGRFLVEMRGELKKIIARETRKAGATVMNRHPVVDLIKDGERIGGAVALDLETGRLRAFVAPAVLLCTGGAARIGLSNTGYLHGTFDCPWCNGESWKMGYEAGASLTGFEYTARSSMTRDFNGAGQSTFIRHGAWLVNGLGERFMKRYDPERMEHAPAGIRGRAIIEEEKAGRGPVAFAFSHLPPETVDLIESAVFDVERPTMRDYFRNKGIDLRKDPVEVVMTEVYLCGGHGLAGLVGDAWGETRVPGLFAAGDSLANPYGFLAGAMCMGEAVAERVAERKAMRPEDPDTRERLERLEALIERHKTGALQVPLRDFEYKFRRLVNEYVAPPKSARKLQRFLDETEAMVRDQDDIPARDPHQFMKVFEAKAGLFCARMAARASLFRTESRFGLYHERVDYPEKDDENWKTRIIITAGPNGPVLEKENA